The Streptomyces sp. NBC_01268 genome window below encodes:
- a CDS encoding sugar transferase translates to MTTESTSVPPSPGPWPTAAPFAGLASLASPRGASDRLALAPRRPVRARPTTAPLLAADAVAVLLAVCVLSAAHRRWEVSLLVGGLVVLLDGRAGLYRPGAVLAGALDDLPALASRAGVAWCVTAAAVAAYAPGLAIGPLRLCGAYGTHVAAVVTVRGLVHARRRRTARAHPRSALVVGAPGAARRFAAALGQHPEYGIRPVGLVAGRADGERGLPVLTTTEEIHRAVIQNTVRDAVFLTEDHGLVTLFQHYGCTTWRVGGEPRPGAMGDHLWGYGSHRLVPVSERRGLTGKRALDVALAAPALAVALPVLLVCALAVRLADGPGVLFRQERVGQNGRLFTLLKFRTLRPSDETESATRWSVADDHRMSAAGHFLRKTSLDELPQLWNVLRGDMSLVGPRPERPYFVAQFSRVHAGYAARHRMPVGLTGLAQVHGLRGDTSIEDRCRFDNHYIDHWSLWQDVCILLRTAAGLVRPTGS, encoded by the coding sequence GTGACTACCGAAAGCACCAGCGTCCCTCCTTCGCCGGGCCCGTGGCCCACGGCGGCTCCCTTCGCGGGCCTCGCCTCCCTGGCGTCGCCGCGCGGCGCCTCCGACCGGCTCGCGCTCGCGCCGCGGCGCCCGGTCCGGGCGCGGCCCACCACCGCGCCGCTGCTGGCGGCCGACGCCGTCGCCGTCCTGCTCGCGGTCTGCGTGCTCTCCGCGGCGCACCGGCGCTGGGAGGTCTCGCTGCTGGTCGGCGGCCTCGTCGTGCTCCTCGACGGCCGGGCCGGCCTGTACCGGCCGGGTGCCGTGCTCGCCGGGGCCCTGGACGACCTGCCCGCGCTGGCCTCCCGCGCCGGTGTCGCCTGGTGCGTGACGGCCGCCGCGGTCGCCGCGTACGCCCCCGGGCTCGCGATCGGCCCGCTGCGGCTCTGCGGCGCGTACGGGACGCACGTCGCGGCCGTGGTCACGGTGCGCGGTCTCGTGCACGCGCGGCGGCGGCGGACGGCCCGGGCGCATCCGCGGTCGGCGCTCGTCGTCGGGGCGCCGGGCGCGGCGCGCCGGTTCGCCGCGGCGCTCGGGCAGCACCCGGAGTACGGCATCCGGCCGGTGGGCCTGGTCGCCGGGCGGGCGGACGGCGAGCGGGGCCTCCCGGTGCTCACCACGACCGAGGAGATCCACCGGGCGGTCATCCAGAACACCGTCCGCGACGCCGTCTTCCTCACCGAGGACCACGGGCTCGTGACGCTCTTCCAGCACTACGGCTGCACCACCTGGCGGGTCGGCGGCGAGCCGCGGCCGGGGGCGATGGGCGACCACCTGTGGGGGTACGGCAGCCACCGTCTGGTGCCGGTCTCCGAGCGCCGCGGCCTGACCGGGAAGCGGGCCCTGGACGTGGCGCTCGCCGCCCCGGCCCTCGCCGTCGCGCTGCCGGTGCTGCTGGTGTGCGCGCTCGCGGTGCGGCTCGCGGACGGGCCCGGGGTGCTGTTCCGGCAGGAGCGGGTGGGCCAGAACGGGCGCCTGTTCACGCTGCTCAAGTTCCGTACGCTGCGCCCGTCCGACGAGACGGAGTCGGCGACCCGGTGGAGCGTCGCCGACGACCACCGGATGAGCGCCGCCGGGCACTTCCTGCGCAAGACCTCGCTGGACGAGCTGCCGCAGCTGTGGAACGTGCTGCGCGGCGACATGAGCCTGGTCGGGCCGCGGCCCGAACGGCCTTACTTCGTGGCCCAGTTCAGCCGGGTCCACGCGGGCTACGCGGCCCGGCACCGGATGCCGGTGGGGCTCACCGGCCTCGCCCAGGTGCACGGCCTGCGCGGCGACACCTCGATCGAGGACCGCTGCCGCTTCGACAACCACTACATCGACCACTGGTCGCTCTGGCAGGACGTGTGCATCCTGCTGCGCACGGCGGCCGGACTCGTGCGACCGACGGGGAGCTGA
- a CDS encoding glycosyltransferase, producing MLHAVQPGDGGVARVVTDLVRAQLADGLRVAVACPPDTGLAAAVRAEGADTYAWRAGRDPGPGIVRETRELGRLVRTVRPALVHAHSAKAGLCARLAVRGRVPTVYQPHAWSFEAVEGTTATLARRWERWAARWTARIVCVSEAERRTGEAAGVRAPWSVIHNGVDAGRFAPADEEPGGDAAGPLVVCVGRLCRQKGQDVLLAAWPEVLAAVPDARLVLVGEGPDGERLRAAAGPSVRFTGAVTDTAPWYRAADLVVLPSRWEGMALAPLEAMASGRPVVVGDVDGARESLPPGHEELCLVPPGDPAALAAALGRLLGEPGLRRSLGREAREHVLSRFDVRRTGAAVAELYRELAGVRCTEHREPIAQ from the coding sequence GTGCTGCACGCGGTCCAGCCGGGTGACGGCGGGGTCGCCCGGGTCGTCACCGACCTGGTCCGCGCGCAGCTGGCGGACGGGCTGCGGGTCGCCGTGGCCTGTCCGCCCGACACCGGACTCGCCGCGGCCGTACGGGCCGAGGGCGCCGACACGTACGCGTGGCGGGCGGGCCGGGACCCCGGCCCCGGGATCGTCCGGGAGACCCGGGAGCTCGGCCGGCTCGTCCGCACCGTGCGCCCCGCGCTCGTCCACGCGCACAGCGCCAAGGCCGGCCTGTGCGCCCGGCTCGCGGTGCGCGGACGGGTTCCGACGGTGTACCAGCCGCACGCCTGGTCCTTCGAGGCGGTCGAGGGGACGACCGCGACGCTCGCCCGGCGCTGGGAGCGCTGGGCCGCCCGCTGGACGGCCCGGATCGTCTGCGTCAGCGAGGCCGAGCGCCGCACCGGCGAGGCGGCCGGGGTGCGGGCGCCCTGGTCGGTGATCCACAACGGGGTGGACGCGGGGCGCTTCGCGCCCGCCGACGAGGAGCCCGGCGGCGACGCTGCCGGGCCGCTCGTCGTGTGCGTGGGCCGGCTCTGCCGGCAGAAGGGCCAGGACGTGCTGCTCGCCGCCTGGCCCGAGGTGCTCGCCGCCGTGCCGGACGCCCGGCTCGTCCTGGTCGGCGAAGGACCCGACGGGGAACGGCTGCGGGCCGCCGCCGGGCCCTCGGTGCGCTTCACCGGCGCGGTGACCGACACCGCGCCCTGGTACCGGGCCGCCGACCTCGTCGTGCTGCCCTCCCGCTGGGAGGGCATGGCGCTCGCTCCCCTGGAGGCGATGGCGAGCGGACGGCCCGTGGTGGTCGGCGACGTGGACGGCGCGCGCGAGAGCCTGCCGCCCGGACATGAGGAGCTGTGCCTGGTCCCGCCCGGGGACCCGGCCGCCCTCGCCGCCGCGCTCGGCCGCCTGCTGGGCGAGCCCGGGCTGCGGCGCTCGCTGGGCCGGGAGGCCCGCGAGCACGTACTCAGCAGATTCGATGTGCGGCGCACCGGCGCGGCCGTCGCGGAGCTCTACCGCGAACTGGCCGGAGTGCGGTGCACGGAGCACAGAGAGCCGATTGCGCAGTGA
- a CDS encoding DUF3344 domain-containing protein, producing the protein MRNSAVHAVRRGALCAVSCAALSAALPAASAVAPKPTEATRLAFAPRYQAVQHGGIVRAANASAKGKRGTESANDGATMGYVDVDDDANTYNSSRAELRIPAGARVSWARLYWGGNLRVGEQKPPKDNGRVLIAEPGGRYKALLADTTIGHRTADGADAFQASADVTKLVRSAHSGMWTVAQVNVAMGRSAVGGWGGWTLVAAYEKAAEPLRRLAVWDGFETVGPKNPELGIPLPLGKDRIPQGAGGLLGLVAYDGDRGTSGDYLAVESERAKTVKRSVLSDSANSADDVMNSSITESGKSRMGRLPAHQNTLGYDSDVFDLRGALRHGADRFHIRVGSRTDTVWLGALFLQADVRRAGARG; encoded by the coding sequence ATGCGGAATTCAGCGGTTCATGCCGTACGCCGGGGCGCGCTCTGCGCCGTGTCGTGCGCGGCCCTCTCCGCCGCGCTCCCGGCCGCATCCGCCGTCGCGCCCAAGCCGACGGAAGCCACCCGACTCGCCTTCGCCCCGCGGTACCAGGCCGTCCAGCACGGCGGCATCGTCCGGGCCGCCAACGCCTCGGCCAAGGGCAAGCGGGGCACCGAGTCGGCCAACGACGGCGCCACGATGGGGTACGTGGACGTCGACGACGACGCCAACACCTACAACTCCAGCAGGGCCGAGCTGCGGATCCCCGCCGGGGCCCGGGTCAGCTGGGCCCGCCTGTACTGGGGCGGCAACCTGCGCGTCGGCGAGCAGAAGCCGCCCAAGGACAACGGGCGGGTGCTGATCGCCGAGCCCGGCGGCCGGTACAAGGCACTGCTCGCCGACACCACCATCGGTCACCGCACCGCCGACGGCGCCGACGCCTTCCAGGCCTCCGCCGACGTCACCAAGCTCGTCCGGTCGGCCCACTCGGGAATGTGGACCGTCGCCCAGGTCAACGTGGCGATGGGCCGTTCGGCCGTCGGCGGATGGGGTGGCTGGACCCTGGTCGCCGCCTACGAGAAGGCGGCCGAGCCACTGCGCCGTCTGGCCGTCTGGGACGGCTTCGAAACGGTCGGCCCGAAGAACCCCGAGCTGGGAATCCCGCTCCCGCTCGGCAAGGACCGCATTCCCCAGGGGGCGGGCGGCCTGCTCGGACTGGTCGCCTATGACGGTGACCGCGGGACTTCCGGGGATTACCTCGCGGTGGAATCCGAACGGGCTAAGACCGTCAAGCGGAGCGTGCTCTCCGATTCCGCGAATTCCGCGGACGACGTGATGAACTCCAGCATCACGGAATCGGGAAAAAGTCGGATGGGACGACTGCCCGCTCATCAGAACACCCTGGGGTACGACTCCGACGTCTTCGATCTGCGGGGGGCGCTGCGCCATGGGGCCGATCGTTTCCACATCCGCGTCGGCAGCCGGACGGACACCGTCTGGCTCGGCGCGCTCTTCCTCCAGGCGGACGTCCGGCGGGCGGGCGCCCGGGGCTGA
- a CDS encoding chaplin, translating to MSRIAKAVVLSLGAAAAVAGTAGVAAADAGAEAAAVGSPGVLSGNVVQVPVHVPVNVCGNTVNVIGALNPTFGNTCINA from the coding sequence ATGTCCCGTATCGCGAAGGCCGTCGTCCTGTCCCTCGGTGCCGCCGCCGCCGTCGCCGGCACCGCCGGTGTCGCCGCCGCCGACGCCGGTGCCGAGGCCGCGGCCGTGGGCTCCCCGGGCGTGCTGTCCGGCAACGTCGTCCAGGTCCCGGTCCACGTCCCGGTCAACGTCTGCGGGAACACCGTCAACGTGATCGGCGCGCTGAACCCGACCTTCGGCAACACCTGCATCAACGCCTGA
- a CDS encoding LPXTG cell wall anchor domain-containing protein codes for MAAATGILSLTGGFALAAGDAPGPGAGSQVRGPAAADVCGDHAHLGAMGAAVSELCAKAVHSAADDPGGYGDDEPGGHGEEGHPPGHHPAPPGGHTTPPGGEHTTHPPTTQPPTHPGEPGCEYGEEGPDCGPTTHPPTTQPPTTQPPTTQPPTTQPPTTHPPTTHPPTTHPPTTHPPTTQPPTTQPPTTHPPTTHPPTTQPPTTHPPTTHPPTTQPPTTHPPTTHPPTTQPPTTHPPTTQPPTHPGGPGCEYGEEGPDCGPGTQPPTHPGGPGCEYGEEESDCGGTTPPGHPSEHPHLPDTGSDSAALMGAAAISAALLVGGGVMYLRGGRLVRGRH; via the coding sequence ATGGCTGCGGCCACCGGCATTCTCTCGCTCACCGGCGGCTTCGCCCTCGCCGCGGGGGACGCGCCCGGCCCCGGCGCGGGGAGCCAGGTCCGCGGGCCCGCCGCGGCGGACGTCTGCGGCGACCACGCGCACCTCGGGGCCATGGGGGCCGCCGTCAGTGAGCTGTGCGCCAAGGCGGTCCACTCCGCCGCCGACGATCCCGGGGGTTACGGGGACGACGAGCCGGGCGGCCACGGGGAGGAGGGGCACCCGCCCGGTCACCACCCCGCCCCGCCGGGCGGCCACACGACCCCGCCCGGCGGCGAGCACACGACGCATCCGCCGACCACGCAGCCGCCCACCCACCCGGGCGAACCCGGCTGCGAGTACGGCGAGGAGGGCCCGGACTGCGGCCCCACGACGCACCCCCCGACCACGCAGCCGCCGACGACGCAGCCGCCGACGACGCAGCCGCCGACGACCCAGCCGCCGACGACGCACCCGCCGACGACGCACCCGCCCACCACGCACCCGCCGACGACGCACCCGCCCACCACGCAGCCGCCCACCACGCAGCCGCCGACGACCCACCCGCCGACGACGCACCCGCCCACCACGCAGCCGCCGACGACCCACCCGCCGACGACGCACCCGCCCACCACGCAGCCGCCGACGACGCACCCGCCGACGACCCACCCGCCCACCACGCAGCCGCCCACGACCCACCCGCCCACCACCCAGCCGCCCACCCACCCCGGCGGGCCCGGTTGTGAGTACGGCGAGGAGGGGCCGGACTGCGGTCCCGGCACGCAGCCGCCCACCCACCCGGGAGGGCCCGGTTGTGAGTACGGCGAGGAGGAGTCGGACTGTGGCGGCACCACGCCGCCCGGTCACCCCAGCGAGCACCCCCACCTCCCCGACACCGGCAGCGACTCCGCCGCCCTCATGGGGGCCGCCGCGATCAGTGCCGCCCTCCTCGTCGGCGGCGGCGTGATGTACCTGCGCGGCGGTCGGCTGGTCCGCGGCCGCCACTGA
- a CDS encoding chaplin → MSRIAKAAAVLAGTGAVALSGAGMAVADSGAEAVAAHSPGVASGNVVQVPVHVPINLCGNSVSVIGLLNPTFGNQCANVDGHHGDGGYGG, encoded by the coding sequence ATGTCTCGCATCGCGAAGGCTGCCGCTGTCCTCGCCGGCACGGGTGCCGTTGCCCTCAGCGGAGCCGGCATGGCCGTCGCCGACTCCGGCGCCGAGGCCGTCGCCGCTCACTCCCCCGGCGTCGCCTCCGGCAACGTCGTGCAGGTTCCGGTCCACGTGCCGATCAACCTCTGCGGCAACAGCGTCAGCGTCATCGGCCTGCTGAACCCGACCTTCGGCAACCAGTGCGCGAACGTCGACGGTCACCACGGTGACGGCGGCTACGGCGGCTGA
- a CDS encoding tyrosinase family protein has product MAYTRKNQRDLTSAERKRFVSAVLELKRTGTYDDFVRTHIDYYVADGEGKRREAHMCPSFLPWHRKFLLEFERALRRIDPAVTVPYWDWTRDDTPAASLWSDDFMGGNGRRGDFQVMTGPFAYAGGRWTVKQNMTEGNFLTRDFGRPRDPITLPTAAQVEELMGERAYDVAPWNSTSASGFRNRMEGWAGGQGNDRFRVHNRVHRWVGGMMLGGASVNDPVFWLHHAFVDLLWSRWQQRNPGAGYLPKDPPPLGDPQYRRVASLNERLGPWNVTPAELLDHSGVYRYA; this is encoded by the coding sequence GTGGCGTATACGCGTAAGAACCAGCGCGATCTGACGAGCGCCGAGCGGAAGCGGTTCGTCTCCGCCGTCCTCGAACTCAAGCGCACCGGGACGTACGACGACTTCGTCCGCACCCACATCGACTATTACGTCGCCGACGGCGAGGGCAAGCGGCGCGAGGCGCACATGTGCCCCAGTTTCCTGCCCTGGCACCGCAAGTTCCTGCTGGAGTTCGAGCGGGCGCTACGCCGGATCGACCCGGCGGTGACCGTGCCCTACTGGGACTGGACCCGCGACGACACCCCGGCCGCCTCCCTGTGGAGCGACGACTTCATGGGCGGCAACGGGCGCCGGGGCGACTTCCAGGTGATGACCGGGCCCTTCGCGTACGCGGGCGGCCGCTGGACGGTCAAGCAGAACATGACCGAGGGCAACTTCCTCACCCGTGACTTCGGGCGCCCGCGCGACCCCATCACGCTGCCGACGGCCGCTCAGGTCGAGGAGCTCATGGGCGAGCGGGCGTACGACGTGGCGCCGTGGAACTCGACCAGCGCGTCCGGATTCCGCAACCGGATGGAGGGCTGGGCCGGCGGCCAGGGCAACGACCGCTTCCGGGTGCACAACCGGGTGCACCGCTGGGTGGGCGGGATGATGCTGGGCGGCGCCTCGGTCAACGACCCGGTGTTCTGGCTGCACCACGCCTTCGTCGACCTGCTCTGGTCACGCTGGCAGCAGCGCAATCCGGGGGCGGGCTACCTGCCGAAGGACCCGCCGCCGCTGGGCGATCCGCAGTACCGGCGGGTCGCGTCGCTGAACGAGCGGCTCGGCCCGTGGAACGTGACCCCGGCGGAGCTGCTCGACCACAGCGGCGTCTACCGCTACGCATGA
- a CDS encoding tyrosinase family oxidase copper chaperone → MIVPRRTALRSLFALAVTAFTGGALARIGTTGQDRPTGPGPLAAGPGPGPAAGIGVAFDEMYAGRRIQGRPGPDGEPLALVDGRPLHLMRCADGGYVTPIDHYESCPTPLAAVRAAVDELGTAPLSRLAAAHGTHPGGSPRGVYA, encoded by the coding sequence ATGATCGTCCCGCGCCGCACCGCGTTGCGGTCCCTCTTCGCGCTGGCCGTCACCGCTTTCACGGGCGGCGCGCTGGCCCGGATCGGCACGACCGGTCAGGACCGGCCCACCGGCCCCGGTCCGCTCGCCGCCGGCCCCGGCCCCGGCCCGGCCGCCGGCATCGGCGTCGCCTTCGACGAGATGTACGCCGGACGGCGCATCCAGGGCCGTCCGGGACCGGACGGCGAACCGCTGGCCCTCGTCGACGGCCGGCCGCTCCATCTGATGCGGTGCGCCGACGGCGGCTACGTCACCCCGATCGACCACTACGAGTCCTGTCCGACGCCGCTGGCGGCCGTCCGCGCGGCCGTGGACGAGCTGGGCACCGCCCCGCTCTCCCGCCTCGCCGCCGCCCACGGCACCCATCCTGGAGGGAGCCCGCGTGGCGTATACGCGTAA
- a CDS encoding DUF5949 family protein, with the protein MTTSNVLPTEHSAHTMGTLTVISWTLGPTDDMPATPFLMVYSLGDGLHGAEAGEAELRGTLEGMGVPIGGIVVDAGQERGIGAHLLVEAERAVLTLPFMNAQCPVSADWQAAAYETGHVIVKVPVVPWADAEPGAPVDEERLKAFISADEVVRNSGHIAVPVSRIKG; encoded by the coding sequence ATGACCACTTCCAACGTCCTGCCGACGGAACACAGCGCCCATACGATGGGCACGCTCACCGTCATCTCCTGGACCCTCGGGCCCACCGACGACATGCCCGCCACCCCTTTCCTGATGGTCTATTCGCTCGGTGACGGCCTGCACGGCGCGGAGGCCGGCGAGGCGGAGCTGCGCGGGACCCTGGAGGGCATGGGCGTGCCGATCGGCGGCATCGTCGTCGACGCGGGCCAGGAGCGGGGGATCGGCGCGCACCTGCTCGTCGAGGCGGAGCGGGCCGTGCTCACCCTGCCGTTCATGAACGCGCAGTGCCCGGTGTCGGCGGACTGGCAGGCCGCGGCGTACGAGACCGGTCACGTCATCGTGAAGGTGCCGGTCGTGCCGTGGGCGGACGCGGAGCCGGGCGCCCCGGTGGACGAGGAGCGTCTCAAGGCGTTCATCTCCGCCGACGAGGTCGTGCGGAACTCGGGCCACATCGCGGTGCCGGTGAGCCGGATCAAGGGCTGA
- a CDS encoding vitamin K epoxide reductase family protein, with the protein MATVNVRGAVPGQRQQEDERTGGAGYGASRAFAWMLMVTGAAGVLAGWVITIDKFKLLEDPGFQPGCSLNPVVSCGNIMKSEQAAVFGFPNPMLGLATYAVVAAVGAGILAGARYRGWFWLALNAGMLFGVGFCTWLMYQSLYEINSLCLWCCLAWCATITMFWYVTALNVRQGTLPAPAAVKGFFGEFAFAPPVLHIGIIGMLILTRWWQFWTS; encoded by the coding sequence ATGGCGACGGTGAACGTACGGGGCGCGGTACCGGGGCAGCGGCAGCAGGAGGACGAGCGGACCGGCGGAGCGGGGTACGGCGCGAGCCGGGCCTTCGCCTGGATGCTCATGGTGACGGGAGCGGCGGGCGTGCTGGCCGGCTGGGTCATCACGATCGACAAGTTCAAGCTCCTGGAGGACCCGGGCTTCCAGCCGGGGTGCAGCCTCAACCCGGTCGTCTCGTGCGGCAACATCATGAAGAGCGAGCAGGCCGCGGTGTTCGGGTTCCCGAACCCGATGCTGGGGCTCGCCACCTACGCCGTGGTCGCCGCCGTGGGCGCCGGCATCCTGGCCGGCGCCCGCTACCGGGGCTGGTTCTGGCTCGCGCTCAACGCGGGGATGCTGTTCGGGGTCGGCTTCTGCACCTGGCTGATGTACCAGTCGCTGTACGAGATCAACTCGCTGTGCCTGTGGTGCTGCCTGGCCTGGTGCGCCACGATCACCATGTTCTGGTACGTCACCGCGCTCAACGTGAGGCAGGGGACGCTGCCGGCGCCGGCCGCAGTGAAGGGCTTCTTCGGGGAGTTCGCCTTCGCGCCGCCGGTGCTGCACATCGGGATCATCGGGATGCTGATCCTGACCCGCTGGTGGCAGTTCTGGACCAGCTGA
- a CDS encoding glycoside hydrolase family 26 protein codes for MLLLAAAFVFVPPYERFAPGGRPAGERAAPPEPPRPLPGVPSGFFTGSDEAGVRRIAGVERWLGGEPLGVGHTYLPGDRWSNIEGHPALFEPWAHWKEERPGRLFVLNVPLLDRSEAGLDDGQVRDGLRRGAAGEFDGHFRTLGERLVRYRLGDAVLVLGWEMNGTTYSHRCGPDPEAWKAYWRRVVGVLRAVPGQRFRFDFTPSRGLDAIAWPRCYPGDAHVDILGMDAYDQPAGLSFEEQVTEEYGLAHHARFAAAHGKPVSFPEWGLFRNGDNPAYVRGMLDWFARQRPVYQTFTDYCPHGVWGCAENPASGEVLRGALARPAGGSARP; via the coding sequence ATGCTGCTGCTCGCGGCCGCGTTCGTGTTCGTCCCGCCGTACGAGCGGTTCGCCCCGGGCGGGCGGCCGGCCGGGGAGCGGGCGGCGCCGCCCGAGCCGCCGCGACCGCTGCCCGGGGTCCCGTCCGGGTTCTTCACCGGCTCCGACGAGGCCGGGGTGCGGCGGATCGCCGGGGTCGAGCGGTGGCTCGGCGGGGAGCCGCTGGGCGTCGGGCACACCTATCTGCCGGGCGACCGCTGGTCCAACATCGAGGGCCACCCGGCGCTGTTCGAGCCGTGGGCGCACTGGAAGGAGGAGCGGCCGGGGCGCCTGTTCGTGCTGAACGTGCCGCTCCTGGACCGCAGCGAGGCGGGCCTGGACGACGGGCAGGTGCGGGACGGGCTGCGGCGCGGTGCGGCCGGGGAGTTCGACGGGCACTTCAGGACGCTGGGGGAGCGGCTGGTGCGGTACCGGCTCGGGGACGCGGTGCTGGTGCTGGGCTGGGAGATGAACGGGACCACGTACAGCCATCGCTGCGGGCCCGACCCGGAGGCCTGGAAGGCGTACTGGCGGCGGGTGGTGGGGGTGCTGCGCGCGGTGCCGGGGCAGCGTTTCCGCTTCGACTTCACGCCGAGCCGGGGCCTCGACGCCATCGCCTGGCCGCGCTGCTACCCGGGCGACGCCCACGTCGACATCCTCGGCATGGACGCGTACGACCAGCCGGCGGGGCTCTCCTTCGAGGAGCAGGTCACCGAGGAGTACGGGCTGGCGCACCACGCGCGGTTCGCGGCGGCGCACGGCAAGCCGGTCTCGTTCCCGGAGTGGGGTCTGTTCCGCAACGGGGACAACCCGGCGTACGTGCGGGGGATGCTCGACTGGTTCGCGCGGCAGCGGCCGGTGTACCAGACCTTCACCGACTACTGCCCGCACGGGGTGTGGGGCTGTGCGGAGAACCCGGCGTCGGGCGAGGTGCTCAGGGGCGCGCTGGCCCGGCCGGCCGGAGGGTCAGCCCGGCCTTGA
- a CDS encoding TetR/AcrR family transcriptional regulator yields the protein MTAMPVTPERPGLRERKKLRTRAAIRRATFRLVTEQGYEAVTIEQIAAAAEVSPSTVVRYFPVKEDILLTEAQDTLLEARLLARPPGEEPLESLRAVVVDAVTAALTHEPAETRLRARLMAEVPAVRARLTETTAESARRLSRAVAERTGRAPDDLEVRVFTAAVLGALREATLHWAEHGQGDDLLALLDRTVDTLKAGLTLRPAGPARP from the coding sequence ATGACGGCCATGCCCGTCACCCCCGAGCGCCCAGGCCTGCGCGAGCGCAAGAAGCTCAGGACCCGCGCCGCGATCCGCCGCGCCACCTTCCGGCTCGTCACCGAGCAGGGGTACGAGGCCGTCACCATCGAGCAGATCGCGGCGGCGGCCGAGGTCTCCCCCTCCACCGTCGTGCGCTACTTCCCGGTGAAGGAGGACATCCTCCTCACCGAGGCCCAGGACACGCTCCTCGAAGCCCGACTCCTCGCCCGCCCGCCCGGCGAGGAGCCGCTGGAGTCGCTGCGGGCCGTCGTCGTCGACGCCGTCACGGCCGCCCTCACCCACGAACCGGCCGAGACACGGCTGCGCGCCCGCCTCATGGCGGAGGTCCCCGCGGTCCGCGCCCGGCTCACCGAGACCACCGCCGAGAGCGCCCGCCGGCTCTCCCGGGCCGTCGCCGAGCGCACCGGGCGCGCCCCCGACGACCTGGAGGTACGGGTCTTCACCGCGGCCGTCCTCGGCGCCCTGCGCGAAGCCACCCTGCACTGGGCCGAACACGGCCAGGGCGACGACCTGCTCGCGCTCCTCGACCGGACCGTCGACACCCTCAAGGCCGGGCTGACCCTCCGGCCGGCCGGGCCAGCGCGCCCCTGA
- the trhA gene encoding PAQR family membrane homeostasis protein TrhA codes for MTAATPDLTSTEQRPPLPLPLKPRLRGWLHAGMFPAVIVAGLVLVALSDSPRARVACGIYALTACLLFGISALYHRGNWGPRGEAVLRRLDHANIFLIIAGTYTPLTLLLLPDSTGRPLMWAVWAAAAAGIAFRVFWVGAPRWLYTPCYIAMGWAAVFFLPDFMRTGGIAVLVLVIVGGLLYSAGGVIYGIKRPNPSPRWFGFHEVFHSFTLAAFIVHYVGISLVAYQHA; via the coding sequence ATGACTGCAGCCACGCCGGACCTCACGTCGACGGAGCAGCGCCCGCCGCTGCCGCTCCCGCTCAAGCCGAGACTCAGGGGCTGGCTGCACGCCGGGATGTTCCCCGCGGTGATCGTCGCGGGCCTCGTCCTGGTCGCCCTCTCGGACTCACCGAGGGCCCGGGTCGCCTGCGGGATCTACGCCCTCACCGCCTGCCTGCTCTTCGGCATCAGCGCCCTGTACCACCGCGGCAACTGGGGCCCGCGCGGCGAGGCGGTGCTGCGGCGCCTCGACCACGCCAACATCTTCCTCATCATCGCGGGCACCTACACCCCGCTGACCCTGCTGCTCCTGCCGGACTCCACCGGCCGCCCGCTCATGTGGGCGGTCTGGGCGGCGGCCGCCGCCGGCATCGCCTTCCGGGTCTTCTGGGTCGGCGCCCCTCGCTGGCTGTACACGCCCTGCTACATCGCGATGGGCTGGGCCGCCGTCTTCTTCCTGCCCGACTTCATGCGCACCGGCGGCATCGCCGTCCTCGTCCTGGTGATCGTCGGCGGTCTGCTCTACAGCGCGGGCGGAGTCATCTACGGCATCAAGCGCCCCAACCCCTCGCCCCGCTGGTTCGGCTTCCACGAGGTCTTCCACTCCTTCACCCTCGCCGCGTTCATCGTCCACTACGTGGGCATCTCGCTGGTCGCGTACCAACACGCCTGA